The segment TACTTGATTATTTTTTGGATTTTTCATATATTTTGTACCAATATCATTTGCAACTATCAAATCAGAAGATGATTCTTTTAATTTTTCTTGAGCTGATTTTATGAGTTGATTTTTTGTTAAATTAGTTTCTGCTTTAAAGCCTATCAGTAAAACATCTTTTTGAATTTTTTTGACAAGATCTATGATTTTAGGTGTCTTTTTGAGGCTAATTCTTAGTTCATTTTTTGAACTTTTAATTTTATTTTTACTTGAATTTATTGGAACATAGTCTGATATAGCTGCAGCCATAATTACAATATCAAATTTTTTCATTAATTCTTGTTTTACAGCATTTAGCATTTCTTTACTTGATGTTACATTGATTATCTTGGCGCCTTTTGGTGGTTTTTCATTTCCTGGGCCATACACAAAAGTAACTTTAGCTCCTGCAGAAATTAATTCAGTTGCTAGTTTGACTCCAGTTTTTCCCGAACTTTGATTTGTAATTACTCTAACTGGATCTATGTGTTCAATTGTTGGTCCTGCAGTCATTAACACTTTTTTATTTTTTAAAATCGATGAAAATCCAAATTTCTTTAATACATAATCTAAAACATCTTCTGGTTCTGGAGCTTTAGCTTTTCCCTCAATCATTTGTGGGTTGATAAACTCAATCTTGTTTTTTAAAAACTTGATATTTTTACTCACAGCAGAGTTTTCATACATTGATTCATGCATTGCTAAACACATCAAAATTGGAATTTTTGAGCCAAATCCCACTGTTAATACGGTAGAAATTGGTGTATCATCTATTCCATTTGCTAACTTTCCCAAAGTATTT is part of the Nitrosopumilus sp. genome and harbors:
- the coaBC gene encoding bifunctional phosphopantothenoylcysteine decarboxylase/phosphopantothenate--cysteine ligase CoaBC yields the protein MKSKKRSTKKDHPSLDIVSSHGIELSGKKIVLCVAGSVAAYKAIELARLLMRHGADVTCVASNAVTKLIQPDYFKWATGNKVITKLTGELEHIKLADYNQSDFIIVYPATANTLGKLANGIDDTPISTVLTVGFGSKIPILMCLAMHESMYENSAVSKNIKFLKNKIEFINPQMIEGKAKAPEPEDVLDYVLKKFGFSSILKNKKVLMTAGPTIEHIDPVRVITNQSSGKTGVKLATELISAGAKVTFVYGPGNEKPPKGAKIINVTSSKEMLNAVKQELMKKFDIVIMAAAISDYVPINSSKNKIKSSKNELRISLKKTPKIIDLVKKIQKDVLLIGFKAETNLTKNQLIKSAQEKLKESSSDLIVANDIGTKYMKNPKNNQVIIVDSKKIIVSTRTSKEKIAKFIRKQIELKLK